The DNA region ttaaatttttgaaaatttccaaaatgcatcttcaagtgaaaattagaaattttatgaaGAAACGctgatttcggaaaaaaaaaaaattggaaaaaaggaaaaaaaatcctatgtccaaacgggctctttgTTTTATCAATTTTGCCCGTGTATATAAAGAACATATATCATCATTTTGGAGTAGTTATGAAAAGTTCTAGAATTCTCTCAAACGCTCATTCATCTCTCTAGCTTTGTTTTCCATTCTCTGGCCAGAAATTGCCGGATTCACCATGGATTCCGGCTAGTTATTCTTAATTtcttcatggtatcagagcagtatACCTCACTTTGTTTCATTTTCGTCAACCGATTATAAATCGCAAAGACCCTAATCTCTCTATTTAGGATTTTCTcaatttctcttttcatttttctcatAATCACCTTCTATCCGTTGATTATTTTggagttttgttctctatttgtgCGAAAGTTTCAAGGAAGGTTCGAAGTCGAGTTAAATTTGGCAAGTTTCGACTTCATACGGGCAGTTTCGAGTTGAATTTGGCAGTTTCGAGTTCATAACTCCGGTGACACATTTGTGGTTTTGCCATGATTTTCTCGGTTTGTTGCTCGCTTGGTGATCCTCTTCGGTGTTGGTAAGATCTATCCCTCTTCTGGTAGTGTGCGTGTTGGTATAGTGTATTGACGGTGTCTGTGGGTGTATTCGTGGTGATATATCTTAGCTTCTCTGACTTCTCTTACTGttgtgaaaaaaaaattatgggtGACGAATACTTTgatgttgataattttcatgatCCTGACCATCCCTACTATTTGTACCCCTTAGACAATCCTAGTCTCATAATAGTACCAAAGCAGTTTAACTATTCAGGGTTCAGGGGTTGGAGTCGGTCTATTCTTTTCTCTTTAGGTGCGAAAAATAAATTAGAGTTCATAGATGGATCCTTTGTCAAACCTTCTTCCACATCTCCCCTGGCTAAACAGTGGGAAAGATGCAATTATATGATCTCTAGCTGGTTGTTGAATGCACTGAGTCCTGATATAGTTGATAGTGCTATATACTCCAAAAATGCTAGTCAAATGTGGGATGACTTAAATGAAAGATTCGGACAAGCTAATGTTGCTCGTTGGTATCGGGTTCAAAAGGATCTAAGTATTGTTTCTAAAGGTTCTTGTGATATTCAATCTTATTTTACCAAAGTAAAAAGACTTTGGGATGAGCTAGACTCTCTCAGTTCCTCTGGTTGCACTTGTGACTGTACTTGTTGGGGTAAGGAGAAAGCTCagaaagataagaaaatacaaaactaaTGCAATTGTTAATGGGGTTAAATGAAATCTATGATGGTACTAGACGTAATCTAATTATGATGAAGCATATTCCAACTATAAGTCAGGCATATGCTATGCTActccaagaaaagaaacaaactGAAATACATACCCATGTTCAGTTTGTTCCAGAATCTGCATCCATGACTGCTTCCTACTCAGGCACACAAAGATATGGTCATAAGTTTACCCCCaagaaataataataagaagCTGAACTGCAACTACTATAAGAAGCCATGTCATACAATCGACAAATGTTATAAATTGCATGGGTTCCCATCTGACTTCAAGTTCACTAAGAATAAAAGAATTGCTGCAACAATTCAGGCCATCCTTATGACTGACAATTCCACTGAGTTCACTGATAAATGTCAGACTTCAGTATCTTCCTTCACACCTCAACACTCCCAACAATTGCAAGAGTTGGTCTCTCTACTTCAAACTAGTCGTCTGAACCGTGAGAAACATGCACCTCAGTCAGAAATGCTTACAACATCTACCAACTTTACAGGTAAGATAGCATGTTTCTTTGCTAGAAAGATAGCTTGTGCTACTCATAGTGCTGGTTCTTGTATGTGTCTTCATTCTAAGCATTTTGTTGAGTATTGGATAATAGACTCAGGTTCAAGTGATCGCATGACCTCAAACAAATCCTTACTTACACATGTTCATGATCTTCCTATTCCTTACTTAATCACTCTCCCAAATGGGTACAAAGTTAAAGTAACTTCTGTAGGATCTTTAGCTTTGACTCATACTTTTATATTGGAAAATGTACTATTTGTTCCTAGTTTTAGATACAAACTTCTCTCAGTAAACAAATTGACAGTTCAATTACATTGTAATATTTTGTTTACCTTAACTTTTTGTATATTGCCGACCccttgtcatgccccgaactcggggagtgcgaccgacgctcaaccgagtgaacccggtcaagcaagcttgttagatactttctacccaaactcacttatgaataaagataatacatattttcgttaattagataataaatagatcatgtatacaataccaatttattaccattagttacttcattttaaagtctcaaattacacacactttcatagtttgaagcgAAAGATGTAACACACATACAACATTACTATCTTGACTTTCCCAATACTAATACAACACACACCATGTCtgcggagcctctaatagatatgaaagagtactatgatagtgccggcaagaaggccccggctatacctcaaacacaatacacgagGAACAAAATATACATGATCCCGAAAtgaagtgaggctcaccaagttagctgggaagagggtgcaccgctatcactgatcaatgtctcctgttgtgaaaccacctgcatccattgaagatgcagcacccccggtaaaagggaagttagtacatatggaatagtactagtatgaatgacaaaacaccctaTCAATAGAATAATTAATAATACAAGTAAGAACAATCATAATATCAGTGGAAGccacaaacaacatcaaatctcaaGTTAGGaccaagacagtgttcaaataaattttcatattttaagtggggagatctttagtaccgatatgccaacgttcacaataccaataccaccgtacttttagcacggagttcaatcacgatcggctaggccgtatcatccgagacatcaaccacaatcacaatttcaattataatttccagcacattCACCACCGTGTGtatggcatggcgtccgatcacgacccgatcggctgggccatctcaccacaatgatGTGTGGATCGACATTATCCTTTTCTACCAATCATATCGTTTCATACTTTTTTcacatctttttatttcattggcactaatggccataattataaaattattcttgGCACGTCGGTCGTATTTAGTATTTTATGCTCacttttttcactttcaaacatcatcatcatcgtcaacaacaaggcatttcaaattaaaatttttagaacacatgtgagcaattaagagtcttaggcacatataGACATTTTACAAAATttgcataatagccttcgtttggacttgacttgaagtcgaaacatttTTAATGCACAACTCATACTTTAAACAtattctcaaatgataacataacatgataaaagcatttgggatatatattgaacatatatctttcaacacaagcttattccgaatagccaattttataatgaacaactcgggacttacataaattacatgaatactgTGGGATTCAATTTTAAGAggggagtttagccaacatatctcGATTTGAGCTCTCCTTAGATTActacaacatttcgaaaatcCTAGCAATTCCAATCTATTTTGAAACATAACAAAGTTAACACAAATTAGGaatatattcatggtttcagctcatttgaccattttatcaaacactatgtgtgcaaatttagctacaaggttcttctacaagattttcttcattttacaactaaatctttacttatttgagctcaacaattttctcacaaaccttattggtacatgcatgtatacataatactctcacacccaaaaATTATACTCTCAATCACTAATCtgttaccccaaactcgaaattgaagaattagggaaaagaattcttacctctttgaagccctagcaagatccttgtaaaatcttcaagccttgagcaagaattgatgaataaTTGGTTATGTCTTCTCTTTCCCTCTCTAAGATACTCTCACCTccctctaaaaatatcagatgaaGCCCTTAAAAATGACCCCCAATgcctttttataaaaatgggattgggtaaaattttcaaaacttaaacttgCCGAAAgcgggtctgcggtcgcatactGTACTGTAAAATTGATATGCAGCCCGTaaaatgggccgcaaaaatgatGCCCAAAAACTGGACTTGTCTGGTCCAGTGTGCGACAGTTCTGCGGTCCACACACATGTTCTGCAACCGCATACTGGACCGCAGAATTATCTCCCAGATTTTTTTCATGCCAAGTTTATGACTGAAATGCAGTCCGCAAAGTGCATATGCGATCGTATAATAGACCGCAGAAATGACCTTCAAATTCAATAATCTATCTGCTTCAGTTCGCGGtagatctgcggtccgcatatcaattatgcgaccgcataattaaCCGCAGAAATGGCTTACGCTTTCgaagattttcttcaactccccaatgcaTTGTTCGACCCAAAATGTTCGAGTCGctataatcctcaaacacgtaagcctacctcggcaccacgaaaccttaaattcctttacGAAATTTTAAGGGGCCTCACACCCCTTCTCTGAAGAGGCAACTGGTTCTTGGTGATCTGGTTCAAGGAATTTACATCATGGACAAACCCACTATCATCTATACTACTACTGATTTTGATTCTCGCCTATCCCTGCTTCTTTACAATCTGTAAATAATGCCACTATCCCTGTCTATTTATAATATGTAAATAATTCCATTATTCATGCTCCCTTACATTATGTAAATAGTGTGAATAAGACTTCTAGTTCAACATGTAATATAGGTTCCTCTATCAATAAAATTGTTGAACTATGGCATTCTAGACTTGGTCATATTCctttttccaaaatattaaaaatttctggatttttTTATCTCCATGCAATAAACAGCCTTTTATTTGTAATATATGTCCATTGGCTAGATAACAAAGAATTTTCTTTCCACATAGTAAAATTTATTCTACACAGATTTTTTTATCTCATTCATGTGGACCTTTGGGGCCCTTACCACACCTCCAATTATTCTGGCTATAGGTATTTTCTCACTATGGTGGATGATTACAGTAGAGTAACCTGGACCCATTTGCTGAGCTGTAAGAGAAATGCTTTTACCATACTGAAAGCCTTCTTTTGTGGTAGAGACTTAATTCAATATGAAggttaaaatacttagatctgaTAATGCACTGGAATTAGGATCTAGCCTcgaaaattattcctttattatTTCTAAATGTATAATCCATCAAACTCCTTATCCACATACCCTTCAATAAAATGATGTGGTGAAAAAAGAGCACAAACACCTTTTTGAGAC from Nicotiana tabacum cultivar K326 chromosome 24, ASM71507v2, whole genome shotgun sequence includes:
- the LOC107798350 gene encoding uncharacterized protein LOC107798350 produces the protein MGDEYFDVDNFHDPDHPYYLYPLDNPSLIIVPKQFNYSGFRGWSRSILFSLGAKNKLEFIDGSFVKPSSTSPLAKQWERCNYMISSWLLNALSPDIVDSAIYSKNASQMWDDLNERFGQANVARWYRVQKDLSIVSKGSCDIQSYFTKVKRLWDELDSLSSSGCTCDCTCWGKEKAQKDKKIQN